A section of the Stenotrophomonas sp. 364 genome encodes:
- a CDS encoding DUF6216 family protein translates to MFTLLEAAVTLLTLPCISLYLCYTSGTIHPLRNRLMRLLISRDNVEHGAIRDSISDRSAVVSFGMIYGIHLDTTTEIESLITGAKTHNLPLHLIGAAGDAFDREALAVKPHKSPGKWGYAMNGIALATAFPAQRSEKTAATD, encoded by the coding sequence ATGTTCACGCTGCTTGAAGCGGCCGTGACATTGCTGACGCTACCCTGCATCTCACTCTATCTTTGCTACACATCGGGAACGATTCACCCGCTTCGAAATCGACTGATGCGGCTTCTCATCAGCCGCGACAACGTGGAGCACGGCGCCATTCGGGACAGTATTTCTGACCGCTCCGCTGTCGTTTCCTTCGGGATGATCTACGGCATCCATCTAGATACCACCACCGAAATCGAGTCACTCATCACGGGCGCGAAAACGCATAACTTGCCGCTTCACCTCATTGGTGCTGCGGGCGACGCGTTTGATCGTGAGGCACTTGCAGTCAAGCCGCACAAGTCGCCTGGAAAGTGGGGGTACGCGATGAACGGCATTGCGCTGGCGACAGCTTTCCCAGCCCAGCGTTCTGAAAAGACTGCTGCGACTGACTGA
- a CDS encoding glutathione S-transferase N-terminal domain-containing protein, which yields MLELYGKSTSINVRKVLWLCDELGLGYRHVVGNASSDAYFDARLARINPNRQVPVLRDGDFVLWESNSICRYLAAHAQRHDLLPTTPRARALVEQWMDWQATDLNSAWRGAFMSRVRNHPDYPDGPAAEASLARWNTLMGLLDQQLTRTGAHVVGASFTLADIVLGLSTQRWRMTPGNKPDLPAVEAWFARLAGRAGFSQHVDNGVP from the coding sequence ATGTTGGAGCTTTATGGGAAGTCCACCTCGATCAACGTGCGCAAGGTCCTGTGGCTGTGCGATGAGCTGGGGCTCGGGTACCGCCACGTGGTCGGCAACGCTTCTTCGGACGCCTACTTCGATGCCCGCCTAGCCCGAATCAATCCCAATCGGCAGGTGCCCGTACTGCGTGACGGTGACTTCGTGCTGTGGGAATCCAACAGCATCTGCCGCTACCTAGCCGCGCACGCGCAGCGCCACGACCTATTGCCGACCACGCCGCGGGCAAGGGCTCTTGTGGAGCAATGGATGGACTGGCAGGCCACCGATCTGAACTCGGCGTGGCGGGGCGCATTCATGTCCCGCGTGCGAAATCACCCTGACTACCCGGACGGCCCGGCGGCCGAGGCAAGCTTGGCTCGCTGGAATACATTGATGGGCCTGCTGGACCAGCAGCTCACGCGGACCGGTGCCCACGTCGTGGGTGCGTCCTTCACACTTGCCGACATCGTGCTGGGACTGTCGACCCAACGCTGGCGGATGACCCCAGGTAATAAACCCGACCTGCCGGCCGTGGAGGCGTGGTTTGCGCGCTTGGCTGGTCGCGCCGGCTTTTCCCAGCACGTCGACAACGGCGTGCCGTGA
- a CDS encoding ankyrin repeat domain-containing protein produces the protein MSNKNREKFYRGLKKAIYEGDLGTIVSLCEKQKDVDEAARNAIVLAIRLDRDNVIEQLLPLLTGSWQSEPLNEAAKSGRTECVARLIPFCNVESGDALIHAARHGHVDAVKLLMRSCSPLEGDSQALYEASLHGHADVVFQLVLFSNAKVRGSRALIAACRAGHLEVVKHLLPFSSKIQCAQRGFEAAAEHNHETIIKFLIGAGLPDPEDTYSVGLNIAAARGHVSLVRTLLWAIVRTGFAPRDFGQEALFVAAKNGHAEVVKSVMEFAHKTAYPEAALYAALLGAHDAAADLLVRRVNLDHVRELISDEDVEVRLDRSIARVAAAAQNKELRFNEKSRQREREAAAGGLPKKSHPARRL, from the coding sequence ATGAGCAATAAGAACAGAGAAAAGTTCTATCGAGGACTTAAGAAAGCGATCTATGAGGGCGATTTGGGCACGATCGTATCCCTCTGCGAGAAGCAAAAGGATGTAGACGAGGCGGCTCGAAATGCCATCGTCTTGGCGATCAGGCTGGATCGTGACAATGTGATCGAACAGCTCCTACCGCTGCTGACGGGCTCCTGGCAGAGCGAGCCACTGAACGAAGCCGCTAAGTCTGGCAGGACAGAGTGCGTGGCGAGACTAATCCCGTTCTGCAACGTCGAAAGTGGAGATGCGCTTATCCACGCAGCCAGGCATGGGCACGTTGACGCGGTCAAGCTGCTTATGCGCTCTTGCAGCCCTTTGGAGGGAGACTCCCAAGCGCTATATGAGGCCTCGCTTCATGGCCACGCCGATGTCGTTTTCCAGTTGGTTCTATTCTCGAATGCCAAGGTCAGGGGCAGTCGAGCACTCATCGCTGCTTGTAGGGCAGGTCATCTAGAAGTGGTGAAGCACCTTCTACCGTTTTCTTCCAAGATCCAATGCGCGCAGCGGGGATTTGAAGCTGCGGCGGAGCACAACCATGAGACCATTATCAAGTTCCTGATCGGGGCCGGACTTCCCGATCCAGAGGATACGTACAGCGTAGGATTGAACATCGCAGCTGCAAGGGGGCATGTCTCGTTGGTCCGAACTCTGCTTTGGGCCATTGTCCGAACTGGCTTTGCGCCGCGCGACTTCGGCCAAGAGGCCTTATTCGTTGCCGCCAAGAACGGTCATGCCGAGGTGGTGAAGTCGGTAATGGAATTTGCGCATAAAACTGCTTATCCCGAAGCGGCCCTATACGCCGCATTGCTCGGCGCACACGATGCGGCGGCCGATCTATTGGTTCGCCGGGTCAATCTGGATCACGTGCGTGAACTGATTTCAGACGAGGACGTTGAGGTGAGGCTCGATCGATCAATCGCGAGAGTTGCTGCCGCAGCGCAGAACAAAGAACTGCGATTCAATGAGAAGAGTCGGCAAAGAGAGCGTGAGGCGGCGGCGGGAGGTCTGCCTAAAAAGTCCCATCCTGCGCGCAGACTCTGA
- a CDS encoding TetR/AcrR family transcriptional regulator — translation MNTKTSAGTRLGRPPAAIADSHEAILTAVYDLLQEMSLRELTMERVAKRAGVGKPTLYRWWKTKAALVIAMFEERIIPALDAPMATSVEDAIRQKVGNLISAFNGFFGKVIAEIVAEAQSDPEVLREFSERYIKPRRAGTVNEIVAAQNQGLVPAHVDPELVVDAIFGSLYFNLLLKVTPLTPEYGERLVENCKKLLEI, via the coding sequence ATGAATACGAAGACAAGCGCGGGAACTCGCCTCGGCCGACCTCCCGCCGCTATCGCAGACTCCCATGAGGCGATCCTGACGGCGGTGTATGACCTGCTGCAGGAGATGTCATTGCGCGAACTCACGATGGAACGCGTGGCCAAACGTGCAGGCGTCGGCAAACCGACGCTTTATCGCTGGTGGAAAACGAAGGCCGCGTTGGTCATCGCAATGTTTGAGGAGCGAATCATTCCGGCGCTGGATGCCCCCATGGCCACGTCCGTCGAAGACGCCATCCGCCAGAAGGTGGGCAACCTAATCTCGGCCTTCAACGGCTTTTTCGGGAAAGTAATCGCGGAGATTGTTGCCGAGGCGCAGAGCGATCCCGAGGTGCTCCGCGAGTTCAGTGAGCGATACATCAAGCCGCGGCGAGCGGGGACGGTCAACGAGATCGTTGCCGCCCAGAATCAGGGGTTGGTGCCTGCACACGTCGATCCAGAGCTTGTGGTCGATGCAATCTTCGGAAGCCTCTATTTCAACTTGCTGCTCAAGGTGACTCCCCTGACGCCTGAGTACGGCGAACGGCTGGTGGAAAACTGCAAAAAACTGCTGGAGATCTGA
- a CDS encoding SDR family oxidoreductase, translating into MTTIRSKVALVTGGSRGIGAEISRRLAGEGFAVAINYASNPDAAQAVVRKVQASGGQAFAIHADVSDAHAVETMFAEVAKSHGEVSVLVNNAGIMELAPIAQMDGETFDRMLAINFKGSFNTLQQAAKRMESGGRIINLSTSVTKLKLPNYGPYAATKAAIETLTAILARELRGRGITVNAVAPGPTATELFFKGKSDELIGNIQKMAPLERLGEPRDIAAVVSFLAGPDGAWVNGQTIFANGGAI; encoded by the coding sequence ATGACGACCATCAGATCCAAGGTAGCGCTGGTCACCGGCGGCTCGCGCGGCATCGGTGCGGAAATTTCCAGGCGTTTGGCAGGCGAGGGCTTCGCAGTGGCCATCAACTACGCCAGCAACCCCGACGCCGCTCAAGCGGTAGTGAGGAAAGTCCAAGCGTCAGGAGGCCAAGCGTTCGCGATCCATGCAGACGTCAGTGACGCACATGCTGTGGAGACCATGTTTGCCGAGGTTGCTAAGTCGCACGGGGAGGTCTCGGTCTTGGTCAACAACGCAGGAATCATGGAGCTCGCTCCGATTGCCCAGATGGATGGCGAGACGTTTGATCGGATGCTGGCCATCAACTTCAAGGGCAGTTTCAACACCTTGCAGCAAGCGGCAAAACGGATGGAAAGCGGTGGGCGGATCATCAACCTGTCTACCAGCGTCACCAAGCTCAAGCTTCCCAACTATGGCCCGTATGCGGCCACCAAGGCCGCCATTGAGACCCTGACGGCGATTCTTGCCCGTGAGTTGCGTGGCCGTGGCATCACGGTCAACGCCGTCGCGCCTGGTCCGACGGCGACCGAGCTGTTCTTCAAGGGCAAGTCGGACGAGCTGATCGGCAACATCCAGAAGATGGCCCCCTTGGAGCGCTTGGGTGAACCCCGGGATATCGCGGCTGTTGTGTCCTTCCTAGCCGGTCCAGACGGGGCGTGGGTCAATGGACAGACGATCTTTGCTAACGGCGGCGCAATCTGA
- a CDS encoding SDR family oxidoreductase encodes MGILKPQKTALVTGSSRGIGAAIAARLAQDGFLVVVNYAKGEDAAQEVVERIEAAGGQAVSVRADLTKDDELVHLFERTAGLGGPLQVVVHNAGIQLLGSHAEMSGEDLDRLIAANLRATFSAVSQAARRVVEGGRIIALSSGTSVVLPPRYGVYAATKAATEILIGVLGKELRGRNITANAVSPGPVATDLYLKGKSASDLEAAASRSPLVRIGKPDDIAGVVAFLASPDGQWINGQTLLANGGFA; translated from the coding sequence ATGGGCATCCTGAAACCACAGAAGACTGCGCTCGTGACTGGTTCCTCCCGCGGTATCGGGGCCGCCATCGCTGCACGGTTGGCGCAGGATGGTTTTCTGGTGGTGGTCAACTACGCCAAGGGCGAAGATGCCGCCCAAGAGGTCGTCGAGCGAATCGAGGCCGCCGGCGGCCAGGCCGTGTCGGTCCGGGCGGATTTGACCAAAGATGACGAGCTCGTGCATTTGTTCGAAAGGACCGCCGGCCTGGGTGGACCGCTGCAAGTTGTCGTCCACAACGCCGGCATTCAGTTGCTGGGATCGCATGCAGAGATGAGCGGTGAAGACTTAGACCGCCTGATCGCCGCCAACCTGAGAGCAACGTTCTCTGCGGTTAGTCAAGCTGCGAGAAGGGTCGTGGAGGGCGGACGAATCATTGCGCTCTCCTCGGGAACGTCGGTGGTACTTCCGCCCCGGTATGGCGTTTACGCCGCCACAAAGGCGGCGACGGAAATCCTCATCGGGGTGTTGGGCAAGGAGCTGCGGGGGCGAAACATCACCGCCAACGCCGTCTCCCCCGGGCCCGTTGCCACAGACCTGTATTTGAAGGGAAAGAGCGCGTCGGATCTGGAGGCCGCGGCTTCTCGCTCGCCGCTAGTGCGCATTGGGAAGCCGGACGACATCGCTGGCGTCGTGGCCTTTTTGGCCAGTCCCGATGGGCAGTGGATCAATGGGCAAACCCTGCTCGCCAACGGCGGCTTTGC